Proteins from one Procambarus clarkii isolate CNS0578487 chromosome 72, FALCON_Pclarkii_2.0, whole genome shotgun sequence genomic window:
- the LOC138356462 gene encoding general transcription factor IIF subunit 2-like produces the protein MKDGKIPREHKVSSHSLKEMTLGVLSEPDLGSSSSDAAVSETQQLSFEGQVIHKLECQPVVDDYYINQKREAVKKAAQSLHTVKLIDRPLNGYKPISHHKHNVYLEQMKKAEGKTIRDDKDKVMELLFAAFENHQYYNIKDLHKITRQPITYLKEILKDLCNYNVKYPHKNMWELKPEYRHYKLAEKAVENSVYEVHIKLCFTVQR, from the coding sequence aTGAAGGACGGGAAAATTCCTCGAGAGCACAAGGTAAGTTCTCATAGTTTAAAAGAAATGACACTCGGAGTTCTTTCTGAACCAGATCTCGGCAGCAGCAGCTCGGATGCTGCAGTTTCCGAGACACAGCAATTGTCCTTTGAGGGACAAGTCATCCACAAACTAGAATGTCAGCCTGTAGTGGACGACTACTATATCAATCAGAAAAGGGAAGCTGTGAAGAAAGCTGCCCAGTCTCTTCATACAGTAAAGCTTATTGACAGACCCCTCAACGGCTATAAGCCTATTTCACACCATAAACATAATGTTTATTTAGAGCAGATGAAGAAGGCAGAAGGCAAGACGATtcgtgatgataaagataaggtCATGGAGTTGTTGTTTGCTGCATTTGAAAATCATCAGTATTACAATATTAAGGATCTCCACAAGATTACCCGACAACCAATCACATATCTAAAGGAGATCCTGAAAGACCTATGTAACTATAATGTTAAGTATCCTCACAAGAATATGTGGGAACTCAAGCCCGAGTACCGTCATTACAAGCTTGCCGAAAAGGCTGTGGAAAATTCAGTGTATGAGGTTCATATTAAACTTTGTTTCACAGTACAAAGGTAA